The genomic segment ATCCGATCTATCTTGCTCCAGTGGCCAGGCCTTACATTGGTAATACCAAGCTGGCCACGCCTCCATTTGGAGTGGTTACAATCCGGGAGAACGAGCTCAAGGGAAAAGATTTTTATGTGCACCTGAACAAGGCTACAGCGAAAAAGCTTGGGCTTAAACAAGATAAGAAAGTCAAACTTGTTTCAGCCGCAGGTCAGTGCAAGGCCCTGGTCAACATCACTGAAACAGTTATGAATGATGTTGTTGCTGCACCTTTAGGTTTTGGCCACACTGCCTGGGATGACTTTAGTAAAGGCAAGGGTGATAATGTTTTTAACGTGCTTACCGTGACTCAGGAGAAGCCCACTGGTCTTTATGTGTGGAATAATTCTCAGGTAAAAGTTGTTAAAGCCTAAATTCAAGATAAAGATTTAAAAGAGGTAACCCATGCAAGTTAAAGAGTTTAAAGTTAAGTGGGGAATGGTTGTTGATCTGGACAAATGCACAGGCTGCGGAGCCTGTATGGTTGCTTGCCAGGCAGAAAACAACATCGCCCCCGTAACTGAAGGATCTAATAAATTGCGCACCTTGACATGGATGCTCGTATATGAGCTTTCCAATGGCAAAGACTTTCCTGAACATGATATTGCTTACCTCCCACGGCCATGTATGCAATGCGGCAAGCCATCATGTTCAACTGTTTGTCCTGTAGTGGCGACCACAAAAGATGAAGAAGGCGGTATTGTCAGCCAGATTTATCCTCGTTGTATCGGTTGCCGGTACTGTATGGCTGCTTGCCCGTACCACGCTCGCTATTTTAACTGGTTTGACCCGGTTTGGCCTGAAGGTATGGACAAGACCTTAAATATTTCTACTTCGGTTAGGCCCCGCGGTGTAGTAGAAAAATGTACTTTCTGTCACCATCGTTTTGCAGCAGCCAAAGAGAAGGCACGTATGGAAGGCCGTGATCCAATGCATCTGGAAGAAGAAGATTATATCCCTGCCTGTGTTGAAGTTTGTCCCACCGGAGCCATTGTCTTTGGTGATTTGAATAACCCTGAACACAAAGTAGCTAAACTGGCAAAAAGCAGGTACGCGTTTAGACTACTAGAAAGGCTGGGCACCGATCCCCAGGTTTATTACATGAGCAAAAGGGAATGGGTGCGCAGACAGGGTGATAACTACCTGGAAAACGAAAAGACCAAGGGAGAATAGACCATGCTGGATAAAGAATGGATACCCGAAGGAGTTGAACGTTGCTCGTTTGGCAAATTTATAGTCTGGCTGGGGCTTATCGGAGCTGTTCTGCTCTGGGGTCTCTATGCCACTATAAAAATCTTTGCTAACGGCATAGGGGTAACAGGGCTGGATAATTATTTTGGATTTGGCTTGTGGATCACCTTTGACCTGGCTGTGATTGCTCTGGGGGCCGGGGCATTTTTCTCCGGATTTTTAAAATACATTATCCGCGTCGATCAACTGAAAAATATCATTAATCTAGCCGTTATTGTTGGCTTCATTTGCTATTCCGGAGCCATGCTCATTTTAACATTGGATATTGGTCAGCCCTTAAGGGCCTGGTTTGGTTACTGGCATCCAAATGTGCATTCAATGCTCACTGAAGTTATTTTTTGTATTACCTGTTACTGCACTGTTCTGATTATAGAGTACATTCCTCTGATTCTTGAAAACAGAAAATTAAATAAAATTCGTTTTCTCCATCATCTGGCCCATAATTTCCATGTCTACATGCCACTTTTTGCCGGTATTGGAACATTTTTATCCACATTCCATCAGGGTTCTCTTGGTGGTATGTACGGTGTCCTTTTTGGTCGTCCCTTTGCTTTTCGTGAAGGCTTTTTTATCTGGCCATGGACATTCTTCCTCTTTGTATTCTCTGCTATTGCTTCCGGCCCGGCTTTTACCATGCTTGTAGCCACGCTGATGGAAGTAATAACAGGACGTAAACTGGTTGACTACAAGACAAAGGCATTAATGGGTAAGATTGCCGGTACACTCCTTGGTGCCTATCTCTTCTTTAAAATTCTGGACACCTGGTTTTGGGCTACTGACACTCTGCCAAGAATGGGCCTGACCTTTGACCAGATGTTTAATGATGTTTATGGCCAATGGCTGTTGTGGGCAGAACTCGGTTTGTGTGGTATCATCCCCGCTATCCTGTTGATCGTCCCCAAGTTCCGCAACATTCCGGCACTTTTGTACATTGGGGCCATCCTGGATTGTATAGGTGTTTGCATCAACCGTTTCGTCTTTACCGTGCAGACAATTGCCCTTCCGGTCATGCCTTTTGACAAATGGTACTCTTATACACCCAACTGGGCTGAATGGGCCACCACCTTTGAAATCATTGCCTACGGTGCCTTGGTCCTGAGTCTGTCCTATCGTTACCTGCCTGTATTTCCGCAGGAGAAGAAGTTGAATTCATAAAGTGGTGCTGATTGCTGATTATAGATCAAAAAGGTCGCCCAGATGGGCGGCCTTTTTTTGTGGATATCCATAAATCAGCATTTCCATGAGTTTATGCACGCCATTAACTTTGGTGGATCCGATGGCTGGAGTTTGGTTGAGTAGGTGAGTAGGGTTGGGATGGATGATATGAAAATGACTTTTGAGACTTTAGAAGCTTGGCCAATGCAGATGGAGTAGAGAGGGTATGGGGTTCCGGAGTAGAATTTTTCCCGGATTACCGGCGGATTCAGGATTATTACCACTGCCTAGGGCATCCGCAGCGGATGCGCCCCAAAGAAGTAAGCAAGAGGTTAAACTTTAAAAGAGGGAATCAAGTTAGTTACCACTTACCCCGTATCCCTTAATTCTTATCCCTTAAAAGGTCTACGTGGGTCTGCGGTTAAAGTATAATCTTTCATAAATAGCAGGTGCAACTAACGGGTGTCCCCGGATGTTTGCCATTGACGGCTGTAAATTACCAGGCAATGCTCCTAAGGAGTGGCGTGGTACCAGGGCTGATTTTATGAAAAAGGCAGGTAAGTTAGGAGACTAAAAATGATAGATTTCATACAACAATTCAATCCGGTTATGCAGGCGCTCATTGCCACACTCTTTACCTGGAGCGTAACTGCTGCAGGAGCAGCACTGGTTTTTTTTACAAGAGCTGTAAACCCAAAGATTATGGATTCAATGCTTGGCTTTGCTGCTGGCGTAATGATTGCTGCAAGTTTCTGGTCTCTTCTCGCCCCGGGGATAGAGATGGCGGGACAGTTGGGACATATACCATGGCTGACCGCAGTCATTGGATTTATGGGCGGTGGGACTTTTATGAGACTGACTGACAAATTCCTGCCACATCTTCATCCAGGGCTAAGTGTTGATAAAAGTGAAGGGATAAAGACCTCGTGGCAACGAAGTGTCCTTCTGGTACTTGCCATAACCCTTCACAATATACCTGAGGGTTTAGCTGTCGGTGTTGCTTTTGGAGCTGTAGCAGCTAATCTTTCTTCTGCCACAATTGGAGGTGCAATTGCTTTGGCAATCGGCATTGGGATTCAAAATTTTCCTGAAGGGGCTGCTGTATCAATACCATTGAGAAGAGACGGGATGACTAAGTGGAAAAGTTTCTTGATGGGGCAGGCTTCCGGTATAGTTGAACCCATTGCTGGAGTTATCGGAGCACTTTTTGTCCTGAAAATGCAAATGATTCTACCATACGCTCTCTGTTTTGCTGCAGGAGCCATGATTTTTGTCGTGGTGGAAGAACTAATTCCGGAATCTCAGAGAAATTATGCAAATATCGACTTGGTAACAATGGCAACAATGATCGGTTTTTCGGTAATGATGATTCTCGATGTATCTTTTGGGTGATAGGTCTAAATTTGGGTTGAGTAGGTAGGATGGTCAGTGGATATGGGATTCCGTAATAGAATTCTCCCCTGATTGCCGCCGGGTTCCGGATTGATAGTACTGCACAGAGCATCTGCACAGGTTTGATTTTTAATTATGGAGTCTGTGGCCAAGCCTTACTTAAGAGGACAATTTTTCATAATTATTTTCAATCCTGATTTCTTTCAAGCTCGTGCAAATGCCTGGATCCATCTATGGCTTGCTTGCGGGTAGAGCATAATGGGATATTTTGGGTAAACAAATAGTCTTTTAATTATACCTACGTTTTGCGATTTTCACACAATGGGTGAGATTGCCACGGACAGCTTCGCTGCCCTCGCAATGAGGAACTCGCTCCTGTCATTGCGAGGAGCGAGCTTGAGCGAGGCGACGAAGCAATCTCAAAGTTTGAACTGCGAAAAAATCGTTCAATTAAAACTATATAGATAGTCATGGCAAGTAGTCCTGGATACTTATAGCTTTGTCTCCCCGATGCTCTGCTTATCCGCAAGCTTCGTCAAGGTGGGTTACCCAGCCCTTTGCAATGCTTTCAAGAAACCAGGCTTTCTAACCTGGTGGTCAAAATGGGGTTTGGCTACAGACTCTATGACAAAAATTTGCTAAATATGAACAAGAAAAGAGAAAACAATCAGCAGGTGCAATGCCAAAATTAAGGCTTCACAAAGATCAGTGCAAATAGCTGATGCGTCTCATCTGGACGGCTTTCCTGTCTGCAGCTTACCTTCAATGTTCGGTCCTAAGATGTAAAAGAGGTTGTCCCATTGACGTGAGGAACGCGAAAAATGAAGAGGCGGACTTAATGCCAAGTCAAATAATGGGCTATTACAGCTCGCGTAAAGAGAAGCTCCTGAAGGATTTTGACAGAACCTCTGAGTTGATGAAAGGCTCGCTTGTCGCACGATACAACGAGAAATTCGCCAGTATGCTGCAGAGAGAGGTCCGTCAGGAATATGAGAAGCTCATTCCAGAGATTCCTTACATTAAAAAAGGAGTGCGAGCGAGGGTGTTGAACACCTTTCTTCTCATCACCGCCCAAGAGCTCGCTGCTTATAAGGCGATGAAGAAACAGGGGAAGCCACCTGCAGAGGCTTGGGAACTATGTCATCAAGCGCTGCGTTTGAGAGTCGCGAAGATTCCTCGATGGAAGCGGTGGCTGTTGAGGCGTCTCATGTTTTCAGGCCTTATGAGGAAGATTATTGCGAGGCGAGCGAGGCAACAGCAAAAGGTCCCTTTTGGCGACTTCGAGGTCGAGTATCTTATTGGCGAGGGGGATGATTTCGATCTGGGCGTCAATTACCTTCAGTGTGGCAATTACCGCTTTGTGATGAAACATGGAGGTGAGGCGTTTGCCCCTTACATCTGTATGTCAGACATCGCCTTAAGCGATGCCATGGGATGGGGCCTTATCCGCACCCAAACGCTTGCCGACGGCTGTCATTATTGCGATTTCCGGTTCAAGAAAGGAGCGGCAACGCAGATTTCCTCGAAAACGCATGAAGTGCAGGACACGATTGAGAGAATACGCCGCACTGAGGCCGAACACTCGCTTTGAAAAAATTCTGCTAGCGCAGATCATAATTTGACAGTAAGGCTAGCTTCTGGAATTTAAACTTACAGTTTAAATAATTCACGATTTGATATTCAACACCCAGAGTTCTGGGCTCATAAGAGAGGAGGAAAATATGAAGAAGATTTTTTTATTTATTTTGTTGGTCGGTTTTATTGTAGGCTGTGCACCGACCCATCCACTGCCTCAGCCCAGAAGAGTTGTTGACCCCAGTACCATCCAGGGCGCAGTGCATACTGAAAAGTGGGATATAGCAGCCTTGCGTTATGTTTATTCAGGCCAGGGGCTGAATTACACCAAAGCAAATCTTGAACCGGTTTTTCTGGTCTTTAAAAATAAAGATTTTGCCATGCCTGTTGTACGCAAAGATGATGTCCGTGGTATTGGGAAAACAGGCGAATTTTTGCCCTATACGGAAGACGAGGCCTTGCGTCTTGTGTTTGCCTCGGAGTCTTTTAAGCAAACCACGCGCAATGCCCTGCGCTCAGGCTCTCTGGGTGCGTTTGTAGGGGCAGGTTTAGGTGCCTTGTTTTCTGTCATTGGCGGAGACAATGCCCTTTCCGGGGCAGCCATTGGTGCGGGAATTGGCGGAATGGCACTGGGTGTATCATCCGTGCCAGAGGCCGAAAGAAAGTTAAAAGTGATGATCGAGCAGGAAATTTACGATTATGCCTGGAAAGAAGATTCTATCCCTGCCAATATTACCCGCATGGGCTACATATACCTGCCAGGCAACCAGGGTATAGACCGGATAAGAATCGCGGTCAGGGCGGATGGAGAAATCTATTCTTATGAACTGAAACTTCTGGATCCCCCGTTCACAGCCAAATAAAGATAGAGACAAAAAAAGGAGGCTTTGGCCTCTTTGTTTAACCTATCAAGTTTTTTAACTTTTCCACTAAATCGTCGGGATTTAAAAACCTTATCCCTTCAGGTTTATCTGGCCGTCTGACCATCACTACATAAGCACCAGCCTTTTTGGCGGCTTCAATCTTGGCTGGTACTCCGCCAGCCTGTCCGCTATCCTTGCTTACCATACAGCCGATTTGATATTTGCGTAAAAGAGACAGGTTCTCCTCTACCGAAAATGGACCCTTGGCGGTAATTATATCCTCCTGTTTTAACCCGGCTCGAAGACATATTTCTTGTGACTCCTGCCTGGGCAGGACCCTGGCAATGATTTTCAATCCTTTTTTCCGGGCCATTTCAACATAAGGGGCAATATTTTTGGAGCCAATGGTGAGTAGGATGGGTCGGTCAAAGGAAGCGGCAAGCATTGCTGCCTCTTTGTGATCGTTTGCCCATACGACTTTGTCGTATGAAATTCTGGTCACAGCCCGCCTGTATGTAAAATAGGGGAGATTAAGCCTTTGGCATATTTTAAAGGCCTGGAGGGAAATTTCTTGGGCATAGGGGTGGGTGGAGTCAACAACAGCCACAAACTTTTTATCAGCAAGGAGTCTAAAAAGTTGTTCTTCACTCAGCGCACCAGTCCGTCTGGTGATGTTTTTGGCTCCTAAATCCAGAGGCTCATCAGTGGCCGTGCTCACCAAAACATTATAGCCGGCTAACGCCAGGGTTCTGGCAATCTCTCTGGTCTCTGCCGTGCCTGCCAGATGGAGAATTTTCATATCACAACACTCACAGACTGGTGTCTGGAATTCAACATCCAACATTAATTAAGAGAATATCCCCTGGGCGTGACTAACCAGGGGCCGATTTTCCGGGTCTCGCTGCTGGCAATAATAATTGCCGAACGCATGTTTATATCGTGCTCCAGCATGTGCTCCAGGTCGGTGATAATCACCTTTTCCTCGTCAAGAGTTAAGTCAGTACCAATGGAGACCAGGTTTTTGGGGGAGCGATAAGATAAAAAGATCTCTTGGGCCTTTTGAATTTGCCAGACCCTTTTTTTGCTTTTGGGATTGTACAGGATCGTGGTCATGTCAGCTTGGGCCACAGCATGGAGTCTTTTTTCGATTACACTCCAGTCCACCAGAAGATCACTTAGACTTATGCAGGCAAAGTCAAGCATGAGCGGGGCACCAAGCTTGGCTCCCAAGGCCAGACCGGCTGTGACACCGGGCACGATCTCCACGGGTAAAAATTCGTTTTTCTGCCCCAGAATTTCCAGGGCCAGGCCAGCCATGCCATAGACCCCGGCATCACCAGAAGAGATCAAGGCCACCCGGTAGCCTGCGAGAGCTTTATCTACAGCCAGATGGCAGCGCTCAACTTCCTTGGTCATGGCAGAGGAATAAACTTCCTTTCCCTGTAGCAGATCCTTGATGTGTTCCAGGTAGCGAGGGTACCCGACCACAACATCGCTATTTAATATCGTCTGTTCACAGCGGAAAGTGCGGTCTAATCTATGCCCCGGACCTATGCCGACTACAGCAAGTTTTCCTGGGCCAGGGCAATGGTCACTCTGTTGCATATGGTCTTCTCCAGTATCAACCTGGTTCGCGTTCCGGCCAAAAGAGCAGCAGGCTCGGCAACACCAGGTAGTCCTATTTTTTGCTGGACAAACTCAGACGTGTTAAATTTGAAGTTGGTTTTTTTTATTTCCTCGGCCGGAATAAACCTGAGCGGTAAATTTAATTTTTGGGCCGCCAAAATAAGGCCGCTCTCGTTCTTTTTCAAGTCAACCGACGATAGCATACGCACTGCATCCAGTTTTTTGCCTACTTTATTTAAGGCCATGTGCAAGCAGGTAATAATCTCCTCGGCCTGTACCCCTTTTCTGCACCCGATACCGGCTATGACGTCCTTAACGGCCTCGGTCGTGGTGGTAATTATCGGTTCAGCGCCTAATATGTTGGCCACCTGGCAGGCCAGGGCATTTGCGCCTCCTTCATGACCGCTAAGCAGGCTTATGGCATATCTGGCACCTGCATCCACAACTACCACGGCTGGGTCGTCCAGTTTATTTTTCAGAAAAGGCGCAATGGCCCGCACCACTACCCCACAGGGGGCAAAATAGACGATTTTTTTGAAATTTTGAAAAATATCGCCAGAAAGGTCAAAAATGCGCTCAAAATAGCTACAGCGAAGGCTCTGAGTCTCCCGGGTCCATTTTTGATGGACAAAGATTTCTCCATCTATTTCCGCAGCCAGTTTTTTTGCCAGGTAGGCCCCGGGAAGAGACAGACTAACCAAGGCCAGGTTCACTTTTAGCCTCCAGGATTAACATGGCTTGGCCGTTTATGGATTGATTCAAATCAGCCTCTTGGCTGAGCTTGTCCAGCCTTTCGTTTTCAAGACTTAAATTTTGCACCAAATATACCTCAAAATTTTTATTAAGCTTTGGCCATAATGCTTTAAACCAGGTTAAATCTCTGCCCAATAAAATAACAACTACTGGATAAGATAAAAGTTCGCTGGCCTCAAATTCAGGTTCGCGGCCGTGTACACTGACGATCTTCGCTTTTGTCCACTCGAGCTTAAGCCGAGAGAGGGCAAGTTGCACCGAGCTAATTCCCGGGACTAGATGGCAATTTTCCGGGCCAAATTTGTGCACAACCTTCTGGCTAAAACTAAAACAGCCGGGGTCGCCACTGACGAGCACGGCTATCTTTTGGTCTTTAAAACTGGTCTCTATGAACTCAAGGGCTTGGTCTATGTCCGCACCTAAAGAAAATAGCCGGCCTTTAAACTCTGGAAAAAGCTCAAGTAGCCTGGGAGCACCAACCAGAATATCTGCTTTCTCCACTTCTTTTAGCGCGGCCAAAGTTAGAAAATCTTTGTCCCCCGGTCCGCAGCCAATAATAGAGATTTTGGGTTTATTGAGCTTGTTGATCATGATGCGACTTGGACGATATCAAAGGTTCTTGCCTAAAATTTCACCTTTTAGGTTGATTAAAACAACTTGTAAGAGAGGAACAGTACTTAGCCTTTGCTGTACCTTTTCGAATACCTGCTTGGCCAGGTGGTTGCCAATAACCTGTCGCTCTTTGGCTGCCAGACAGGAAAATCCTCCTTCCACGGTAGTCACATCTGTAAGTTTGATGCCCAGTACCTGTTTTACTGCGGCTAGAAATATGGGCACTGCTGAAGGAGAATTTTGGCTATGAGTCTGAAAGTGGCCGTTTATAAATTTTAAAAGTTTTCCAGCATGGCCGAGGATAGTTACTTTTCTAAAGTCATAGTTTTTGAGCTTGTCCAGAGCATAGGCCCATTCATTACTTACCTCAACAACTATATCCGCATTAAACCCAAGGCTCGTTGCAGCCCTGTTCCCGATATTTCCCGGCACCAGGACCAGTTCCCTGTAGCCCATTTCCCAAACCATATTTATATTTAAGCCTATGGTTTCTTTAATGGCCGCTACGGAATAGGGTCTGACCACACCAGTGGTGCCCAAAATCGAGATGCCACCCTTAATGCCTAAACGGGGATTAAAGGTCTTGTGAGCAACTTCTTCGCCGCAGGGAATGGAGATTTTTATTTGCACACCTAAAGCAGTTACTTCCCTGATGGCCTGGATGATCATCTGTCTTGGAACGGGATTTATGGCTGGCTCACCCACTGGTACTGGCAGGCCTGGTCTGGTCACTACGCCTAAACCTTTGCCGCGGACGAACTCAATTCTATTGCCTTCGCTGTTAAATCTTGCCTGTACATGAACCTCCAGACCGTGAGTTACGTCCGGGTCATCGCCGGCATCCTTTTCTACCCAGGCGCAGGCCAAATTATCCTGCTTGCTCCACCCTTTAATAGGGACCTTGATTTTTTTGCCCGTGGGCAGGGTAATTTCAACTGCCTGAACTTCATCTTTGTCCACGCTGCCGCTAAGTAGTAAAACTGCAGCCTTGGCCGCGGCAGCTGCACACGTGCCAGTGCTCAGGCCTGTTTTTAACTTGCTCTTTACCGGCATACCTTCTTCCAGACCTCTTTTCCTCTTAACCTTTTAGCTCCTTCGTCTTTTCACCTCTTCTCTTTTGAGCCAGTGGACACACCCTATTTTAACCGCTGATTGAAAGTCTTTGTACCAGCATGACCAGCATGAAAGAAATCAGGACTGGAATAAACCATGGGGATTAAGTTGAAAAGGTGTGGTCACAGGCTCTTTTATGGTTATTCCACTTTCTTCTTCCAATATTCACAATCACTGTGGCCAGGTAGCCGGGCATGGATTTCAAGGCCTGGGCCAGGTCTTCACAGACAAACTCTTTATCTTCCTGTTCTACATAACAGACCATTTTGGCCCTATGTTCCAATCCATGTTTTTTAAGAAGAGCGTAAAGCTCGGAAATTTTCTTGCCCACCTTATATAACACCAGTGTTTCACATCTGGTAAGGCATTTCTCCACTTCCTGCATGTCTGTGCCAGGAACGAGCAAAAGTCTATCTTCCTGCATGGTCAGAGGATAACCAAGCTTTGCACTCACGGCCTGAAATGCAGTGATGCCGGGCACCACATGGATCATCGAGCGATGCATTCTTTTGGATAAAAGGTGCAGAAGATAGCAACTGGTGCTATAGACCAGCGGATCACCAAGTGTGACCTGCACCACTATTTGGTTTTGATTGCATCGTTTAACAACCAACGAGGCCATTTTCTCCCATGACGTCCATGTCTTTTGTTCATCCCTATCCATAGGATAGACATGCTCGACTATTTCCTGGCGATCAAGCCATGGCTTGATCGCCTCTAAAGCGAGGCTGGTTTTAGAACGGGCTGAACAGGGGCAGATGATCACATCTGCCCCTTTAATCATGTTCACAGCCCTGATAGTCAAAAGGTCTGGCGCACCCGGGCCAACACCCAGGGCATAAAAATGTCCTTTCTCAGGATAAGTAACATATCGATGCATAAACTGATACGTCCTGTAGATGCGGGGTAACCCCCTTTCGTACTTTAAAGTTGGTCCACTACAGTTTTTAAGTGTTCGACCCAGATATCTACAATCTGATCATATTCAGCCGTGCCTTTAAGTACCGGTATACATTCTATTCCTTGTGCAGTGAGCACTGATTTCCAGGAGTCTGGTTCATCTCCGGCCATATCGTTGCGGGCATGGTCACCAGCCACAGACATAAACGGAAGGAGATACGCCTTTTTTATTCCGCGGCTTTTTAGTTCCTTGACAGTATCCTCAAGGGATGGCGCACCTTCTACAGTGCCCACGAAAATATTTTTGTCCTTTTGCCACAAGTAATATTGCAGGGCCGGATAACAGGCATTGGCCGAATGGTACGACCCATGCCCCATGTAAAGAACTGCCTCTTCCTGTTTTCTTTGTGCCGGGATGTTTTTGAGCAAGGCCTGAACTGTTTTTTGAAAATCTTCGTGTGTTGCCAATAACGGATGACCTACCAGGATTTTTTGTATGCCCTTGGGCAGACCTGAAAAGCTTTGTGCCACCTGGACCAGATAATCATATTCCGCGCCTGGAATAGTGTGCAATGATTGCACAGCCACATGGGTAAAGCCTTCATCCATCATTTTGGCCAGGGCCTGGGCCGGAGAAAGGAGTTTTTGCCCTTTCTTAGCCAATTTATGGCGGATAATCTTTGACGTATAGGCCCAGTACACAGGTATGCCCGGAAAGGCCTGACGCACTTTTTTTTCTATATTGGTGAAGGCTTTTTGAGCCTGCGTATAAGTCGTGCCGAAAGCCACCAATAAAATACCTATTTTTTTCTCTTGCTTATGGCCATGAGCAAGGACATCACTTGCCAAGGTAAGTAAGAAAAAAAGTCCCACCACAACGGGTAAAACCCGCAATCCCAAAAAATTACGCATAATAAACCTCCCAAAATTTTTTTGGGGCTAATAACTAAATGGTGTATATGGGGATAAATGCGACAGGCCTGCTAGGTAGCTTATAGCTTCTTTTAGCCGGGCACTCAAATTTTATGTAGTTTGGGCGCCCGGTATCAATTTTTCTTCGTTTTGAAGCTGAAGCTTTGAGCTTGATCGTTCCCAGCAGGTAGTCATACACCCGGCCTCCTGAACAAAGCCCCCGTTGTTCAGGAGAAAAGGATATCTTTTGGCAGGTCTTCCGGCTCATCCCATCAGCCTCGGCCTTCCCATCCATTTTGAGAACTCAAAATAGGACAGTGGCGCACACGGAGACTGACTTTTGTGGGAATCACGGCGGCGGGACCGCTCCCGATTTTCACGGGATTCCCTATTAAGCTTTACAAGCACCAAAAGATAAAATGAACAGTGACATTTTTTTAGCTCAGGACGCAGAGGAAAGCAAGGGAATTAGTTGAGTGGTCGAGTAGTCGAGTGGTTGAGTGGTTGAGTGGGAGAGTGGGTGAGTGGGGTGGTGGGAGTCTGGAAGTTGAGGCGGTTCAGTCCATCCAAGCTAAACGAAATTGAATCAGGCCGTCATCAGGAAAACTCCTGCCAGCATGATCATGGCCCCGCAAAGCCTTAGCTTTAAATCCTTTTCCTTAAAGACTAGTGCACCAATAATCACCCCGAAAACAATGCTTAATCGCTTGATGGCTATTACATAAGGTACCAAGCCGATGTTTACTGCTGACATTTGGGAAATGAGCCCCATTGCTGTAAATAGTCCGATTAGGCTCAGCAAAAAGATGTTTTTTCTGGAGCCAAGGGAAATACTTTTTTGCTGTTTGAATAAAAGCAAGGTCAGGCCGGAAGCAATAAATGCTTGAACGCAAAAGGCCCAGAAAAAAGGGGATGTCTCCCTTATGCCCATTTTATCCACATTGGCGGCGATGCTCCAGATAAGGGCTACACAAAGCATAAGCCTGGGGCCTTTTTCTGAAAACAGTCCCTTGATGGGCCCCCAAAAGCCAGGTTTTGAGCTGCCTAAAATATATGAACCCAGAAAAATCAGAAACACGCCCAAAAAACCAGTAGGTTC from the Desulfovulcanus ferrireducens genome contains:
- the cbiD gene encoding cobalt-precorrin-5B (C(1))-methyltransferase CbiD translates to MPVKSKLKTGLSTGTCAAAAAKAAVLLLSGSVDKDEVQAVEITLPTGKKIKVPIKGWSKQDNLACAWVEKDAGDDPDVTHGLEVHVQARFNSEGNRIEFVRGKGLGVVTRPGLPVPVGEPAINPVPRQMIIQAIREVTALGVQIKISIPCGEEVAHKTFNPRLGIKGGISILGTTGVVRPYSVAAIKETIGLNINMVWEMGYRELVLVPGNIGNRAATSLGFNADIVVEVSNEWAYALDKLKNYDFRKVTILGHAGKLLKFINGHFQTHSQNSPSAVPIFLAAVKQVLGIKLTDVTTVEGGFSCLAAKERQVIGNHLAKQVFEKVQQRLSTVPLLQVVLINLKGEILGKNL
- the cobI gene encoding precorrin-2 C(20)-methyltransferase, which gives rise to MHRYVTYPEKGHFYALGVGPGAPDLLTIRAVNMIKGADVIICPCSARSKTSLALEAIKPWLDRQEIVEHVYPMDRDEQKTWTSWEKMASLVVKRCNQNQIVVQVTLGDPLVYSTSCYLLHLLSKRMHRSMIHVVPGITAFQAVSAKLGYPLTMQEDRLLLVPGTDMQEVEKCLTRCETLVLYKVGKKISELYALLKKHGLEHRAKMVCYVEQEDKEFVCEDLAQALKSMPGYLATVIVNIGRRKWNNHKRACDHTFST
- a CDS encoding sirohydrochlorin cobaltochelatase, coding for MRNFLGLRVLPVVVGLFFLLTLASDVLAHGHKQEKKIGILLVAFGTTYTQAQKAFTNIEKKVRQAFPGIPVYWAYTSKIIRHKLAKKGQKLLSPAQALAKMMDEGFTHVAVQSLHTIPGAEYDYLVQVAQSFSGLPKGIQKILVGHPLLATHEDFQKTVQALLKNIPAQRKQEEAVLYMGHGSYHSANACYPALQYYLWQKDKNIFVGTVEGAPSLEDTVKELKSRGIKKAYLLPFMSVAGDHARNDMAGDEPDSWKSVLTAQGIECIPVLKGTAEYDQIVDIWVEHLKTVVDQL
- a CDS encoding EamA family transporter — translated: MWIVLSLFTALCEAIKDGLCKKGLQGNNFLVIAWAWKAFSLPFLLPLSFITPVPEYLSLRFLGILALGGGLNILATILYIRAIQASDLSLTLPLLSFTPIFLLFTSPLMVGDKPEPTGFLGVFLIFLGSYILGSSKPGFWGPIKGLFSEKGPRLMLCVALIWSIAANVDKMGIRETSPFFWAFCVQAFIASGLTLLLFKQQKSISLGSRKNIFLLSLIGLFTAMGLISQMSAVNIGLVPYVIAIKRLSIVFGVIIGALVFKEKDLKLRLCGAMIMLAGVFLMTA